From one Solanum stenotomum isolate F172 chromosome 12, ASM1918654v1, whole genome shotgun sequence genomic stretch:
- the LOC125846637 gene encoding VQ motif-containing protein 4-like — METLPKPQEFHSPCLISSPDSHSSNSSSCSNSSNSNHHHHNNGLHHHHRCHPTPPTTPTPTTPPPLPPQLPITRSEPNNPYPTTFVQADASSFKQVVQMLTGSSETAKVGANSGRTEPVRNPIPPIKTGTKKEKSSSKLYERRNSMKNFKISPLGPGVVNKSLFSAGFLGSPRTATPEILSPSILDFPALALSPVTPLIPDPFNRSPHSAASTENLDLEAEEKAIATKGFFLHPSPASTPRESEPRLLPLFPVTSPRVSGSSDS, encoded by the coding sequence ATGGAAACCTTACCAAAACCTCAAGAATTTCACAGCCCATGTCTTATTTCATCACCAGATAGCCATAGCTCCAACAGTTCAAGCTGTAGCAATAGCAGCAATTCTaaccaccaccaccacaacAATGGTCTTCATCACCACCACCGCTGCCACCCAACACCACCCACTACCCCAACACCTACTACACCACCACCACTACCTCCACAACTACCCATCACCAGATCCGAACCGAACAACCCGTACCCCACTACCTTCGTTCAAGCTGACGCTTCCTCTTTCAAACAGGTAGTTCAAATGCTTACTGGGTCCTCTGAAACCGCCAAGGTTGGTGCTAATTCGGGCCGTACTGAGCCCGTTAGGAATCCGATCCCTCCAATTAAAACTGGAACTAAGAAGGAGAAATCAAGTTCAAAGCTGTATGAGAGAAGGAACAGCAtgaagaatttcaaaattagcCCATTGGGTCCTGGGGTTGTGAATAAATCCCTTTTCTCTGCTGGGTTTTTGGGTTCTCCGAGAACTGCGACGCCAGAGATTTTGTCCCCGAGCATTCTCGATTTTCCGGCGCTGGCGCTTAGCCCGGTAACCCCTCTCATACCCGACCCGTTTAACCGGTCGCCTCACAGTGCTGCAAGTACCGAGAATTTGGATTTGGAGGCAGAAGAGAAAGCAATCGCCACAAAAGGATTCTTTTTGCATCCATCACCGGCGAGTACTCCGAGGGAATCGGAGCCCCGCCTTTTACCCTTGTTTCCGGTGACTTCCCCTAGAGTTTCAGGTTCTTCTGATTCTTAA